The genomic interval AAGACCGGACGCTTTCCGTTGATCTATGCGGACGAAGTCGTAGTCGCACACACGAACGAAGCCGAGTTCAACACCTTTATGGCGGACAAAAAATCGGAAGCGTTGCAAGACCGCATGATCGTCGTGCGGATGCCGTACAACTTGCGCGTGTCTGCCGAGCAGAAAATCTACGACAAATTGCTCCGCCAATCGAAATTCGGCAACATCCACATCGCGCCGCACACACTGGAACTGGCTTCGATGTTTGCGATCCTGACGCGTCTGGAAGAACCCAAGATCAAGGGGCTGACGCTGATCAAAAAGATGAAGTTGTATGACGGCGCGGAGGATGTGGAAGGTTTTCGCCAGAAAGACATCAAGCAAATCAAGGAAGCGACCGAACGCGAAGGCATGGACGGCATCTCGCCGCGCTTTGTCATCAACCGCATCAGCGCGGCGTTCACCAAGCCCAGCGCCAAATGTGTCAATCCGATTGACGCACTCCGTTCGATCAAGGACGGCATCGAAGGGCACAGCGGCATGACGAAGGAACACAAGGAACGCTACATCAACTTGATCGCCGACGCGCGCAAAGAGTACGACGAAATCGCGCGCACGGATGTTCAAAAAGCGTTCTTCGTTTCGTTCGAAAAAGAGGCGCAGACTTTGCTCGACAATTATCTGGATAATGTCGAAGCGTACCTCGACGACCGCAAAGTCACCGATCCGATCACCGGCGAAGAATTGCCGCCCAACGAAAAATTGATGCGCTCGATCGAGGACAAGGTCAAAGTCTCGGAAAGCGGCAAGGACGCGTTCCGCAACGAAATCTTCCGCAAGGTGGCGATGGCGCAGCGTCGCAGCGAACCTTTCGATTACCGCACGCACGACAAGTTGCGTGAAGCCATCGAGCGACAATTGTTTGACGAACGGCGCGACACGATCAAACTTACGGTGTCCACGCGCAACCCCGATCCCGAACAACTTCGCAAAATCAACCAAGTCGTCAACACGCTAGTCGAGCGCGAGGGCTATTGCTCCGAGTGTTCGAACGAGTTGCTCAAGTACGTGTCGTCGTTGCTCGCACGGGAAAAGTAATGACCAATTACCAATTTCCATTTACCACATACCACATACCATTTACGTATCTCGAAATCAGTAATTGGTAAGCGGTAATTAGTAATTGGTAATTCGCAAAGGTTTGATATGGCAGTGGCAATTTCCAGTATGGCTGTTCCGTGGGACTTGCGCCGGCGCGGGTTGAAAGATTCGATTCGTCACGACAAACGCGTGCGCGATGCGATCAAGCAGAACCTTAAGGAATTGATTGCCGAGGAAACGATCATCACGTCCGACGGACAAAAGATGGTCAAGATTCCAGTGCGGTATCTCGACCAGTATCGTTTCATCTTCGACCGCGCGACGAACGGACGCGGCGTCGGTCAAGGTCCGGGGCAAGTTGGCGATGTGATCGCGCGCGACGGCGAAGACAACGCGCCTGGGCAAGCCGGCGATCAACCGGGGGAGGCGATCTACGAAGCCGAGATTTCGCTCGACGAACTGACCCGGATGATGCTCGAAGACCT from Chloroflexota bacterium carries:
- a CDS encoding protein prkA, producing MSDLINRLDAHTESHKANEWSGSFRDYLAIVHANVHAAQLAHARIYEMVRSAGVETDETTGAEKYLFFQKDLFGVDEALAQIMEYFKAASLGSDVGRRILMIYGPPSSGKSQFVILLKRGLEEYTRTPIGAVYAIADCPMHEEPLHLVPHSIRPDFLHEYKIQIEGELCPRCAMNLTNKYRNDIYAVPVKRVFFSERERMGIGTFVPADPKSQDITELVGSIDLATIGEYGSESDPRAYRFDGELNVANRGLMEFIEMLKADERFLYVLLTLSQEKNIKTGRFPLIYADEVVVAHTNEAEFNTFMADKKSEALQDRMIVVRMPYNLRVSAEQKIYDKLLRQSKFGNIHIAPHTLELASMFAILTRLEEPKIKGLTLIKKMKLYDGAEDVEGFRQKDIKQIKEATEREGMDGISPRFVINRISAAFTKPSAKCVNPIDALRSIKDGIEGHSGMTKEHKERYINLIADARKEYDEIARTDVQKAFFVSFEKEAQTLLDNYLDNVEAYLDDRKVTDPITGEELPPNEKLMRSIEDKVKVSESGKDAFRNEIFRKVAMAQRRSEPFDYRTHDKLREAIERQLFDERRDTIKLTVSTRNPDPEQLRKINQVVNTLVEREGYCSECSNELLKYVSSLLAREK